A genome region from Deinococcus sp. KNUC1210 includes the following:
- the tmk gene encoding dTMP kinase — translation MSGLFITFEGPEGAGKSTQLRRLAARLAAGGTPHLLTREPGGTDIGDKLRSLVLDTRSHLSAMTEFLIYSGSRAQLVQEVIRPALGRGEVVVCDRYVDSSYAYQGYGRGLDLASLRAVSAAATGGLMPDLTFLLDIDPETGLARAARVGEPDRIERAGLDFHWRLKRGFVELAAQEPQRFVVLDATRDPDALEADIWAAVTGRLVAVQPPEH, via the coding sequence ATGAGCGGCCTCTTCATCACCTTCGAGGGACCGGAAGGCGCGGGCAAATCCACTCAGCTGCGGCGGCTGGCGGCGCGGCTGGCGGCGGGCGGCACTCCTCATCTGCTGACCCGCGAACCGGGCGGCACCGACATCGGAGACAAACTGCGTTCGCTGGTGCTCGATACCCGCAGCCACCTGAGCGCCATGACCGAATTTCTGATCTACAGCGGCAGCCGCGCCCAGCTGGTGCAGGAGGTGATCCGGCCCGCGCTGGGCAGGGGAGAAGTGGTCGTCTGTGACCGCTACGTCGATTCGTCGTATGCCTATCAGGGCTATGGGCGCGGCCTCGATCTGGCGTCGCTGCGGGCCGTGAGTGCGGCGGCCACGGGTGGCCTGATGCCCGACCTCACGTTCCTGCTGGACATCGACCCGGAAACCGGACTGGCGCGGGCGGCACGGGTGGGCGAACCCGACCGGATCGAGCGGGCCGGACTGGACTTTCACTGGCGGCTGAAACGTGGCTTCGTCGAACTGGCGGCCCAGGAACCGCAGCGCTTCGTGGTACTGGACGCCACCCGCGATCCGGACGCTCTGGAAGCGGACATCTGGGCGGCGGTTACAGGGCGGCTGGTGGCCGTGCAGCCACCCGAGCACTGA
- the serA gene encoding phosphoglycerate dehydrogenase: MTAPAATPAAPGAAQPQAFRVLICDEMNPGNLEHAGYDIEYVANMPREDILRRLPEFDALITRSRTKVDRELIDAAGERLKVIGRGGVGVDNIDLDYASLRGLLVLNAPESNNVSAAELAIMHLMAAARGLTRSDSKTRAGVWDRKFLGLELKDRTLGIVGLGRIGSIVASRAQGLRMNVVAYDPYVPESKFERLDVRRAATLDDLLTSVDFITVHTPLTDETRGMIGAAELAKLRKGAIAVNAARGGIIEEQALVDALSSGHLFAAGIDVFVDEPPTADHIFLHAPNLGITAHLGANTVEAQERVGAEIVERVLAALKGDVSKGAVNAPALDAKTMEALGGYLDLGSKLGKILAQLLPGASELEVSFLGEFPADPTPVLTSLLIGYLGNSTDEHPNMINARALARERGLSVATREQPESPDYTTEVIVKATLKGAERNRIRTVGGTVFGKSARLTRLRDFRVELQPEGYILIASNQDKPGAVAKLSNLLGTWGINIAGMALGRAQKGGEALFTLTLDEGLSAEQLQAVRDLDVIDSAYLVRV, encoded by the coding sequence ATGACTGCTCCCGCTGCCACGCCCGCCGCCCCCGGCGCTGCCCAACCGCAAGCCTTCCGCGTGCTGATCTGCGACGAGATGAACCCAGGCAACCTGGAACATGCGGGCTACGACATCGAGTATGTGGCGAACATGCCCCGCGAGGACATCCTGCGCCGCCTGCCGGAATTCGACGCCCTGATCACCCGTAGCCGTACCAAGGTCGACCGCGAGCTGATCGACGCGGCGGGCGAGCGTCTGAAGGTCATCGGACGCGGCGGCGTGGGCGTGGACAATATCGACCTCGATTACGCCTCGCTCAGAGGCCTGCTCGTACTGAACGCGCCGGAAAGCAACAATGTCTCGGCGGCAGAACTGGCGATCATGCATCTGATGGCGGCGGCGCGTGGCCTGACCCGCAGCGACAGCAAGACCCGTGCGGGCGTCTGGGATCGGAAGTTCCTGGGCCTGGAGCTGAAAGACCGCACGCTGGGAATCGTGGGGCTGGGGCGCATCGGCAGCATCGTGGCGAGCCGTGCCCAGGGCCTGCGAATGAATGTGGTGGCCTACGATCCCTACGTGCCCGAGAGCAAGTTCGAGCGGCTGGACGTGCGGCGGGCAGCCACGCTCGACGACCTGCTGACCAGCGTGGATTTCATCACCGTGCATACGCCCCTGACCGACGAGACACGCGGCATGATCGGAGCGGCGGAACTGGCGAAACTGCGGAAAGGGGCGATTGCCGTGAATGCTGCACGCGGGGGCATCATCGAAGAGCAGGCGCTGGTCGACGCGCTCTCTTCCGGCCATCTGTTTGCGGCGGGCATCGACGTGTTCGTGGACGAGCCGCCGACTGCCGATCACATCTTTCTGCATGCGCCCAATCTGGGCATCACCGCACACCTGGGAGCCAACACCGTCGAGGCGCAGGAACGGGTGGGTGCAGAGATCGTCGAGCGCGTGCTGGCGGCCCTGAAGGGCGACGTGAGCAAGGGCGCGGTGAACGCTCCGGCCCTTGATGCCAAGACGATGGAGGCGCTGGGCGGCTACCTCGATCTCGGTTCCAAACTGGGCAAGATTCTGGCTCAACTGCTGCCGGGCGCGAGTGAGCTAGAGGTCAGCTTCCTGGGCGAATTCCCAGCCGATCCCACGCCCGTTCTGACCAGCCTGCTGATCGGCTACCTGGGCAACAGCACCGACGAGCACCCCAACATGATCAATGCCCGCGCTCTGGCCCGCGAGCGCGGTCTGAGCGTGGCGACCCGCGAGCAGCCGGAAAGCCCCGACTACACCACCGAGGTGATCGTGAAAGCGACCCTGAAGGGTGCAGAGCGCAACCGTATCCGCACGGTGGGCGGCACGGTCTTCGGCAAGAGCGCGAGGCTCACGCGTCTGCGTGACTTCCGCGTCGAGCTGCAACCGGAAGGGTACATCCTGATCGCGTCCAATCAGGACAAGCCGGGCGCGGTGGCGAAACTGTCGAACCTGCTGGGCACCTGGGGCATCAACATCGCGGGGATGGCGCTGGGACGCGCTCAGAAGGGCGGCGAGGCACTGTTCACGCTCACGCTCGACGAGGGCCTGAGTGCCGAACAGCTTCAGGCGGTGCGCGATCTGGATGTGATCGACTCGGCGTATCTGGTGCGGGTCTAA
- a CDS encoding Nif3-like dinuclear metal center hexameric protein, translating into MTEIMTSRVGGVALDDVTAWLDRYLKISEFKDWSNNGLQVEGNRTVTRIAASVDTSLRSIEEAIASGADLMVVHHGLFWNKPLMVTGPHRRRIQTALDAGLNIYAAHLPLDAHPEIGNNAMIASALSLQDASPFAGIGQMGELPYEQTLQEFAERVQKLTGEICLVHGGGGGTGVRRLGIVSGSGAEFISQAAALGLDTLLTGEPEHKHFHDAFELGLNVVYAGHYETEVFGVRALAAKLEDQFGLPWQFLHLPTGL; encoded by the coding sequence ATGACCGAGATCATGACTTCGCGGGTGGGCGGCGTTGCGCTGGACGACGTGACCGCCTGGCTGGACAGATATCTGAAGATTTCCGAGTTCAAAGATTGGAGCAACAACGGCCTTCAGGTCGAGGGAAACAGGACCGTGACCCGGATCGCGGCCAGCGTGGATACCAGCCTTCGCAGCATCGAGGAGGCCATCGCCAGCGGTGCAGACCTGATGGTGGTGCATCACGGGCTGTTCTGGAACAAGCCGCTGATGGTGACAGGGCCGCACCGCCGCCGCATTCAGACGGCGCTGGACGCCGGACTGAATATCTACGCCGCTCACCTGCCGCTCGACGCTCACCCCGAAATCGGCAACAACGCCATGATCGCCTCGGCCCTGAGCCTACAAGACGCCAGCCCCTTTGCCGGGATCGGGCAGATGGGTGAGCTGCCCTACGAGCAGACCCTGCAGGAATTTGCCGAGCGGGTGCAGAAGCTGACCGGCGAAATCTGTCTGGTCCACGGCGGCGGCGGCGGAACCGGCGTGCGGCGGCTGGGCATCGTGTCGGGCAGCGGCGCGGAGTTCATTTCGCAGGCGGCAGCGCTGGGCCTGGATACCCTGCTGACCGGCGAGCCGGAACACAAGCACTTTCACGACGCCTTCGAACTGGGCCTGAACGTGGTGTATGCGGGTCACTACGAAACCGAGGTCTTCGGGGTTCGGGCGCTGGCGGCAAAACTGGAGGATCAGTTCGGGTTGCCGTGGCAGTTTCTGCACCTTCCCACGGGTCTGTGA
- a CDS encoding aminotransferase class V-fold PLP-dependent enzyme — translation MNDAHLPLNRPRLIAPGPVEVEPRVLLELAQPQMHHRAPEGRAKLLEAREKLARLLGDPYEAVIVTGSGTAAFEGALVSTVPEGAKVVNASAGKFSERWGEMAARLGYDVVKVERPWGELLDADEIAQACRGAAALTITHSETSTGALHDLEAIAKAARAVSPDLIIIADCVTSYGVAELRPAAWGIDVIVSGSQKGTATPPGLGFVLFSPQVQARLIAGTRRGFYLDLERELKGQMKGDTPQTPAINLIYALSTALDRILSVPLDVLWAEQKRKCDALVAAGTALGAPSWAARTSPAVAVLRPPAGIGGRAVAARLAEMGQRALPGQAPHEDTVFRLSTMGYADRYDALAIAGILEDAFGALGVPFERGVGVAAAWAALKD, via the coding sequence ATGAACGATGCCCACCTGCCGCTGAACCGACCCCGCCTGATCGCGCCCGGCCCGGTCGAAGTCGAACCTCGCGTGCTGCTGGAACTCGCGCAGCCGCAGATGCACCACCGTGCCCCCGAGGGCCGGGCCAAGCTGCTGGAAGCCCGCGAAAAGCTGGCGCGGCTGCTGGGCGACCCCTACGAGGCCGTGATCGTGACCGGCAGCGGCACGGCGGCCTTCGAGGGAGCGCTCGTCAGCACGGTGCCGGAGGGTGCGAAGGTGGTCAATGCCTCGGCTGGCAAGTTCTCGGAGCGCTGGGGCGAGATGGCGGCGCGGCTGGGCTACGACGTGGTGAAGGTCGAGCGGCCCTGGGGCGAACTGCTGGACGCAGACGAAATCGCGCAGGCCTGCCGGGGTGCAGCCGCCCTGACCATCACGCACTCGGAAACCAGCACCGGAGCGCTGCACGATCTCGAAGCGATTGCGAAGGCAGCGCGGGCGGTCAGCCCCGACCTGATCATCATCGCCGACTGCGTGACCAGCTACGGGGTGGCCGAGTTGCGCCCTGCCGCGTGGGGCATCGACGTGATCGTGTCGGGCAGCCAGAAGGGCACAGCCACCCCGCCGGGGCTGGGCTTCGTGTTGTTCAGCCCGCAGGTGCAGGCGCGGCTGATCGCGGGAACGCGCCGGGGCTTTTACCTCGATCTGGAACGGGAACTGAAGGGCCAGATGAAGGGCGATACGCCGCAGACGCCCGCCATCAACCTGATCTATGCCCTGAGCACCGCGCTCGACCGCATCCTGAGCGTGCCACTGGACGTGCTGTGGGCCGAGCAGAAGCGCAAGTGTGACGCGCTGGTGGCGGCTGGAACGGCGCTGGGCGCACCGTCGTGGGCAGCGCGTACCTCGCCCGCTGTGGCGGTGCTGCGGCCCCCGGCGGGCATCGGGGGCCGGGCTGTCGCCGCGAGGCTCGCCGAGATGGGGCAACGGGCGCTGCCGGGCCAGGCTCCGCACGAAGATACGGTGTTCCGCCTTTCTACGATGGGCTACGCCGACCGCTACGACGCCCTTGCCATCGCCGGAATCCTGGAAGACGCGTTCGGGGCGCTGGGTGTGCCCTTCGAGCGCGGCGTGGGTGTGGCGGCGGCCTGGGCAGCCCTGAAAGACTGA
- a CDS encoding glutaminyl-peptide cyclotransferase, with translation MKPAAPLAPPIALLLLVGIASAVQARTTPRTSATSIPVYRPVVVNRLPHDPSAFTEGFELAGGVLYEGTGLEGQSGVRRVAPDTGKPMQTREPPVAGVFGEGVSVLNGQLFELTWQSGLAFVYDAATLKETGRFRYDGEGWGLTNDGTQLIMSDGSDTLRWRDPLTFTIKKSVNVTAQGMPVTNLNELEYAGGWVWANIWLTTKIARIDPKTGKVTAWLDISELSREAASDTLKAGRTPTFDDVPNGVAYNKARGTLLLTGKRWPTVFEVRVPGLTAGQ, from the coding sequence GTGAAGCCTGCCGCCCCCCTTGCCCCACCTATCGCCCTGCTGCTGCTTGTCGGGATAGCCTCGGCGGTGCAGGCCAGAACGACGCCGCGCACGTCTGCAACGTCAATTCCGGTGTACAGGCCGGTGGTGGTCAACCGCCTTCCGCACGACCCGTCCGCCTTTACCGAAGGCTTCGAACTGGCAGGGGGCGTGCTGTACGAGGGAACAGGGCTGGAAGGCCAATCGGGCGTACGGCGCGTGGCTCCCGACACCGGCAAGCCGATGCAGACGCGGGAGCCGCCGGTTGCCGGAGTCTTCGGAGAGGGGGTCAGCGTGCTGAACGGGCAACTCTTCGAGCTGACGTGGCAGAGCGGACTTGCCTTCGTGTACGACGCCGCCACCCTCAAGGAGACGGGCCGCTTTCGCTACGACGGCGAGGGCTGGGGCCTGACCAACGACGGCACCCAGCTCATCATGAGCGATGGCAGCGATACCCTGAGGTGGCGCGATCCGTTGACCTTTACTATCAAAAAGAGTGTGAACGTGACGGCTCAGGGCATGCCAGTCACGAACCTGAACGAGCTGGAATACGCGGGCGGCTGGGTCTGGGCCAACATCTGGCTGACCACCAAAATCGCCCGGATCGACCCCAAAACCGGCAAGGTGACCGCGTGGCTGGACATATCCGAGCTGAGCCGCGAGGCCGCCAGCGACACGCTGAAAGCAGGCCGCACCCCGACCTTCGACGACGTGCCGAACGGCGTCGCCTACAACAAGGCGCGGGGAACGCTGCTGCTGACGGGCAAGCGCTGGCCCACCGTCTTCGAGGTGCGCGTGCCGGGCCTGACCGCCGGGCAGTAA
- a CDS encoding phosphodiester glycosidase family protein, whose product MLRPFVVPFAVALLLPLAAALVYHALPAGGSVLAAPPNDSREGIHREGRLRLPPLPEVWGGQIAYPPPQLTVTVEIPPPPRPAPVLPLVTVLVPQTPASVQNAHSGSSGSAQGAQPGTVRIANVHADPVQLGATSAALPGLSALTPLNEGVPVAMTRLQVGRVQVALLRGGLPVSRHVLWRSSVVQFIKASGAVAGVNGTFFKDAAIASNDSNMMGPLLTADGTFLRESDAYLLGRITGRPLVAWSNRQFLVTAFRPATMNSKAQVQALLPGVTDAFVAGAWLVRGGHAISAADMKRYASSDAQEVRPRVFFGVTKDGLGIAGATITPVSSAGLARIAEQVGAQEAVLMDSGYSTSLIYGAQVLAVGHASRKVPSRPVPHAIVFFNPTSVQAQGKPVPGK is encoded by the coding sequence ATGCTCCGACCATTCGTGGTTCCGTTTGCGGTAGCTCTGCTGTTGCCACTCGCGGCGGCGCTGGTGTATCACGCCCTGCCTGCTGGCGGCAGCGTGCTGGCTGCGCCGCCCAACGACAGCCGCGAGGGCATCCACCGCGAGGGGCGGTTGCGGTTGCCCCCGCTGCCAGAGGTATGGGGCGGGCAAATTGCTTATCCGCCGCCACAGTTGACCGTGACCGTCGAGATTCCGCCGCCCCCACGCCCCGCACCTGTCCTGCCCCTGGTCACCGTCTTGGTGCCTCAGACACCTGCCAGCGTTCAGAACGCTCACTCGGGGTCGTCCGGTTCGGCTCAGGGTGCCCAGCCGGGGACCGTCCGAATCGCCAACGTCCACGCCGATCCGGTCCAGCTGGGCGCGACATCGGCTGCGCTGCCCGGCCTGAGCGCCCTGACGCCGCTGAACGAGGGCGTGCCCGTCGCCATGACGCGCCTTCAGGTCGGGCGTGTGCAGGTGGCATTGCTGCGGGGCGGCCTGCCGGTGTCGCGGCATGTGCTGTGGCGCAGCAGCGTGGTGCAGTTCATCAAGGCGTCGGGCGCGGTGGCGGGCGTCAACGGCACCTTCTTCAAAGACGCGGCCATCGCCTCGAACGATTCCAACATGATGGGACCGCTGCTCACCGCCGACGGCACCTTTCTGCGCGAGTCCGACGCCTACCTGCTGGGCCGCATCACCGGTCGCCCGTTGGTGGCATGGTCGAACCGTCAGTTTCTGGTCACGGCCTTTCGCCCGGCCACCATGAACAGCAAGGCGCAGGTGCAGGCGCTGTTGCCGGGCGTGACCGACGCCTTTGTCGCGGGCGCGTGGCTGGTACGCGGCGGACACGCCATCAGCGCCGCCGATATGAAGCGCTACGCCTCTTCCGACGCCCAGGAAGTGCGCCCACGTGTGTTCTTCGGCGTCACCAAGGACGGACTGGGTATTGCCGGGGCCACCATCACCCCGGTCAGCAGCGCCGGTCTGGCCCGCATCGCCGAGCAGGTGGGGGCGCAGGAAGCCGTGCTGATGGATAGCGGCTACAGCACCAGTCTGATCTACGGAGCGCAGGTGCTGGCAGTGGGCCACGCGTCGCGCAAGGTGCCCTCGCGTCCGGTGCCGCACGCCATCGTCTTTTTCAATCCGACCTCAGTGCAGGCGCAGGGCAAGCCGGTGCCGGGGAAATAG